CCTGAGGGCATCCTCCATATTCACGATCTCTTGCGCGCCGGCGTTGCCTGACTGGAAGCCGCCGCCCTCTTTTCCGGTTTTTGTCGCGGCGGCGGGTTGATGAATGCACCTGGTTTGTTGACGGTGTTGCGGTGCAGCCGCTCGGCGATCGCTTCTGCTCCGGCATCGGTGCCGGCAACGGAATAGAAGTTGCCGCGAACCTGGATCGACGCCGCCATCAGCCGGAACATCGCCGCGCTCAGTTCCGCATCCGGTAGCCGGGGCGCCACCCAGAAGGCATCGAGCGGTTGCTGGTCCGTCAGCCCCGCGATGTCGAAAACGGCCCTGCCGAGAATTTTGACCGGTCTGCCCTGTTTCAAGGCGTGCAGCCCGGCGGTCGAGTTGACCGTCACCATGCCGGCGCTCTTCTCCGTCAGCAGATCCAGATTTCCACCGTCGAGATAGATGACCCGCTCGCTGATTCCGAGCGCCGCCGATTGCTGGGCGATGATCCTGCGCCAGGGGATCAGGCTGTTGTCGAGCGGGTGCACCTTGATGGCGAGCTTGCTGGTGGCCGGTGCATGGCGCGCGAAGGAGGCGAGGATATCCGCAATCGCCTCTTTCTGGCTGTTGAAGGGAGAGTGTGCCCGCAATTGGAAGTCGGTCTCGAGCTGCAGCGGGTAGACGAAATAGGGCTCGCTTGCCGAGGTGAGCGAGCCGATCAGCCTGTCTGCCGCTCTTCGCTGGCGCTTGCTCACAACCAGGCGCCTTACCCAGCCGGCATATTCCGCCAGCGGATGAAAGATCGCGTGGCGGCGATAACCGGGGAAAAGAAACCAGAGGAAGACATTCGGCAGATTGTAAAGGAGGTCATAGGCCGCTTCGGCAAGGAAGGTCTGCGTGTGTTGCCGCTGCCAGTCCGGCTCCGGCAGCCCGGCCGCCGCGCTGAGGATCTGCTGGGGATCGGCAGGAAAATGCGAGTTGGACGACATGCCGCCGCGCTCGAGTGTCAGCCAGTCGGGCCTCAGATAGCCCATTTCGACGACGAAGACCTCAGCTCCGACCCGGCGCGCTGCAGCGATGGCCGCCTGGTGGTAGGGGCGTTCCTCGCCGAGAAGGACGAGGTCGCTGACGGAATGGCGGCGCAGGAATGCCTCCACACAAGCCGCCCAATCGTCGATCGTGCCACGATAGTTGTGCGCGCCGCCCCGTCGCCAGAAGATCTGGTCGCCCGCGTTGAGATTGATGCGCAGGCAGATGTGGCCGAATGCCTCGAGCCGCGTGGCGATCTTGGCGAAAATCGGCGAGGAGGGGCCCTGCAGGAACAGGAAAGTCCGCCGTGGCCGCTGCTGGATCGTCGTGCCTGCCGTCATGCTCAAAATTCCCCGCGGTCGCCGCTATTGCAGCGCGTCCTTGTGCAGATTGGCGTGCTTGAGCAGGGCACGCAGAAGATTCCACGGGTCCTCGTCCTGCGGTGGTTTGGGACGCTGATTTGCCGGGCGCGCCTTGGCAAGCGGGACGATGAAATAATCCGTGCGCGGATCGGGAAAAGGGTCGGCAAAGGATTTGAGGAGCGGAGCATGATCACCGTAGAAGACGAGCCAAACGGGGCGATCCAATCTGTCCAGGCCGTCGACCAGTTTCTTCAGTGCGGCATCCGATTGCTGAAGGATCGCCAGGTAGATCTCGACCGGATTGGTGAGCGCTTCAACGCGGCCCGGCTCCCAAGGACCGTGATTGGCCATCGAGGCCACGAAAAAGAGCCCGCTTTCGTCGTCGGGGAGCTTCTGCGTCTCTTCCAGAACTCTGGCGGTCAACACGGCGTCGGAGACGTAGAGACCATCTTGGGACGGATCATGGTCGAAGGCGTCGAGCATGGTCAGCGTGTCGAAGCCCAACACCGGCATCGCCTTGTGGCGCAGGAAGAAGGTCCGGTCATAAGGATGAATGAAATGGGTGCGCCAGCCGGCCCGCTTCAACTTTCCCGGCCAGACGACATCGGCATAGTGGGAGGCGCGAAGATAGGGATAGCTCGCATCGACATGGATATCGTCCGGCACCAGGCCGCTCAGGACGGCGAATTCGGTGCGCAGCGTGTAGCCGCCTTCGAAGACGTTGCTCAGCCGGCCCCATTGCACCGCCTGCTGGCGCAGCCTGTCGATCGCCGGCAGCTTGATCGTGTCCACGCCGAAATGCCGCATGTCGATGAAGGATTCCGATTGCCAGACGACGATCAGCGGCGCGTCCTCGTGGCCGATCAGCTCATGGACGGCGGCGCGCAGGCGTTCGGAGAGTTCGGCGACGATCTTCTCGCGCTTGACCCCCAGCCAGACGATGAAATGGAAGACGACCGAGCCGAAGGTGCCGAAGCGCACCGTGCTCATCTTGACGTTGACCTTCTTCCCCATCAGACGCTGCACGAGGGCGGCGGTGGGGCGGTTGACCGGACCGTAGAACAGCGAGAGCCAGGGTCCTGCGGCGATCCCGATCATCACCAGAATCCAAAACATCTTGTCGCGTGCCGGCAGCACCGTCGGCTCGAAATACATGTAGAGGCCCGAGACGCCGAAGACGTAGAGGACGGCGACGATCCAGAACACGATGTTCAGCGACGTCGCGTAGAAGATCGACTTGTATTTGAACACGTCGGCGACGAGGGCGATGTCGGAGAAGACCAGTGGCTCGCGGATGAACTTGAACTTCGCACGGGAAATGCCGGTGAAGATGATGAAGAAGCTCATGACCCCGGCAGCCGCGTAAAGCGGTCGCCAGGAGATTGCGAAAAAGCCGGCGAAGACGAGCGCTATCACCGGCAGCCTGGCAAGGACGTCGATGATGTCCTGATTACGGCCATGGGGAGACGCGTTCCTTCGGCGCTCGCGGGCCGGCAAGGCAAATCGATCGGTGAAGAAGATCACGCCGCAGGACAGCAGATAGCAGCCGAGCGTCAACGGTGCCGGATAGTCGTGCAACTGGATGGGAAGAAGCGCCAAGCCGATACCTTTGAGCAATTTCACCGCCGAAACCGCCTCGGCAGCAGGCCGTCATCCACTTAGAGGCTAACGTCCACCGGCACAAGCGCGCGCGACGGGGAGTTCCACCGTCACCGTCCCCGGCTGCGCTCGATCGCCCGGTCGAACCACCAGTTGATGAGCGGCCGAACCGCCGGGCCGAAGCGGCCGAGCAGGAAAAGCGTAAGGCCGAAATAGATCTCGAAGCGTTTCCTATCGATGCCGTCGACGATTTTCCGGGCAACGGCCTCGGCGCTCCAGGGGCGGACGACGCCCATCACCACGCTTGCCTCGCGCGGGCGCTCTGCGATTTCCCGCTCGAATTGCGGCGTTTCGGTATCCGGCGGATAGCCCACCGATACGCCGACGCCGTGGCAGCGCGCTTCGCTGCGCAGCGCTTCGGCAAAGCCGCGCAGGGCGAATTTCGACGCGCAATAGGCCGTGTAGCCGTATATGCCGATAAGTCCGCTACCCGAGGAAATCATCACGATATGCCCGCTGCGCCGCTGCACCATGTCCGGGTAGACGGCGCGCACCGCGTGCACGGTACCGGAGAAGTTCGTTTCCATCTGACGACGGAAGGCGGCGCTCGACGCATCGAGGAACGGCGCCGGTTCGACAATGCCTGCGGACGTCACGAGAATATCGCAGGGGCCCAGCGCCTCGATGCAGCGGCCGATCGCCGGGCCGATTTTTGCCTCGTTCGCGACATCGGCGGCTTCGATATGGATATCGCCTTGCCGCGCGCCGTATTTGGAGACAAGCGTCTGCGCCGCCAGTTCCAGGAGATCGCGCGAGCGCGCAATCAGTGACAGCCGAGCGCCGCGGCTTGCATAGAGGGACGCGAGTGCCAGGCCGATGCCGCTCGAGCCGCCGGTGATGATCACATGGGTCATGCGGTAACCTGCCTGCCGCCGCGGCTCGACGCAGCCACGATGTCTAGATCACGATGATTTTAGGTCGGATCGACCCATTCATGAACGTGATCGATTCTAATGGGTTAGAGCGGGATGCGGGCGGAAAACCGGCACACACTTTTCCTCATCCCGCTCTAACGCGCCGAAAGCGTCTTCAGCATTTGGTCGATATCGACACCGCCGAGGCCGAAATTCCGTTCGACGAGATCCTTCAGGCGTTCGGCCGTCAGCGTCACGGTACGGCGGATCTGTTCCTCCGTATGCTCGCTGGTGATGAAGTAACGCAGCCGCGCCATGCCCTCCGGAACGGCGGGATGGATGATCGGCAGCACATTGATGCCGGCGGCGAGCAGGTCGTTCGACAGCTGCACGGCTCTAAGCGAATCGCCGACGATCACCGGCACGACCGAGTAACCGCCGCTCAAGCCGGTGTCGAGACCGGCCTCCTTAGCAAGTTTCAGGAACAGGGCGCCGTTGCGCCTCAGCGCTGCGGTGCGCTCCGGTTCCCGTTCGAGAACGTCGATGCTTGCAACCGCCGATGCGCCGAGAACGGGCGCGAGACCGACGCTGTAGACGAAGCCGCCGGCTGACGCCTTGAGCACCGCCGCAAGCGCCTCGCTGCCGGCGATATAACCGCCGCAGCTCGAGGTGGTTTTCGAGAGCGTCCCCATCCAGATGTCGACCTCGTGAGGATCGACGCCGAAATGCTCGGCCAGGCCCTTGCCCCGCCGGCCCAGTACGCCCAGCGAATGGGCCTCGTCGACCATCAGCCAGAAGCCGAATTCCGCCTTGAGCTTGAGAAGCGCCGGCAGGTTGGCGACATCGCCGTCCATCGAATAGATGCCTTCGACAATCACCAGGATGTGGCGATAGTCGCCGGAAACGGTGCGCAGCACATGTTCGAGGTCGGCCGTATCGTTGTGCTTGAACAGGCGGCGCGCCGCGCCCGAGAGCTTGATGCCGGCAAGGGCGCTGTTGTGGATGAACTCGTCATGGATGACGAGATCCTTCGGCCCCAACAGGCAGCCTATGGCCGCGACATTGGTGAGATAACCGCTGACGAAACAGACGGCCGCCTCGACGCCGTAGAAGCGCGCGATCCGCTCCTCGAGCTCGACGTGAACCGGTCTTTCGCCTGCCACGAGCCGGCTCGCCGAGGCGGAAATTCCGAAGGTCTCGATCGTCTCGCGCGCGCGCTCGAGCACGTGGGCGTGTCTGTTCAGCCCGAGATAGTCATAGGATGCGAAGTTGACGAGCTTGCGGCCGTCGATCATCGTCGTCGCGCCGGCGGCCGTCTGATGCGCCCGATAGAACGGATTGGCGATGCCGAGCTGCTCGCTCGCGAACTTCTGCGCCTGCACCTGCTTGTATTCGGGCAGATCCTCGAAGCGCGCCTGTTGGCGGCGCGGCGCAGGCGGCAAGTCCCGTTCCGAGCGCGCCATTCGGTTGCGCTCCGAGGATTGATGCGTGTTCCTCATCCTGTCCAGCAGGTTCTCCCTGAGGCTGCTGTTCATCTTGGAGAAGGTCTGGCCGTTTCCGTCCTTGCTCATTGGCTCAGTGCTTTTTCCTTGGCTGCTCCGACATGGCGTTGCGTCAGTTCGGTGACGAGCTTGTCGTCGCCGGCTTCGCCATCGTCGCTCTGATCGCGCTTGCTGACCTTTTCGTAAAGCTTGCGCGCAACATCGCCGACGGTCGTGTTGTCGGCGACGCCGCTAAGCGGCATGTCGAAGCCGGTATTCTGCTGGAAGCTGATGCCGAGCTCCACCGCCATCAGGCTGTCGAGGCCGATTTCCTTCAGGATCTTGCCGCGCGTCACCGTGTCCTTGGCCACCCGGAGAATGGCGGCGATCTCGCCCGCGACCAGGTCGAACAGGATATCCTCCGCCTCCTGCGGCGCCTTGCCCTCGATCATCGCCACGAGGTCCATCTTGGTGCCTTCGGTGCCGGAGGCGTGCTGGTCGGCACTGCGCAGGATGACCTCGAAGAGGGCATTTCGGGTAACCGGCAGATTGCGCGCCGCACCCCAGTCGATCTCGGAGATCATGACGACGGCCGCGTCGATGCTGCCCGGATCGGCGGCAATATGGCTCTCCACCATGTCGAGCGCCATATGGGCCTTCAGCGCCGTCTTGCCGATACGCTTCGCGAGCAGGTCGTTCACGTCGGCGTTCTGCGTCAGATAACCCGCATCGGCGATCGCGCCGAACCCGACTGCCAGCCCTGCCAGCCCCGCCGCACGACGGGTGCGGGCGAGGCCTTCGAGATAACCGTTGGCGGCCACATAGTTTGCCTGGCCCGGATTGCCGACGAGCGTCGTTGCCGAGGAGAACAAGATGAAGTTGTCGAGCGTGTCCTGGCGGGTCAGGCGGTCGAGGATCGCTGCGCCCTTCGCCTTGACATCGATGACCGGCCTGTTGCGCTCGCGGGTCAGGTTGCTGATCAGGGCATCGTCGAGCACCATTGCCGCATGCACGATCGAGCGTAGCGGCGCTTGCCCCCGGAGCGTCGCGAGAAGCGCTTCCACAGCCGTGGCATCGGTGACATCACAGGCGTGCAGCGATGCCGCCACGCCGGCCTTCTTCCAGCGCTCGACCATCGCGCTCGTCGCGGTATCCGGCTGGCCGCGGCGTGAACAGAGGGCGATGTTGCGCGCCCCTTTCTCGACGAGCCAGTTCGCCGCAACAAGACCGAAGCCGCCGATGCCGCCGACAACGAGATGCATGCCATCCGGATCGACCTTCATGCCCCGACGCGGCTTCGCGGCAATCTCGTGCTTGCCGGCGACCGGCGGGAGCACGACGATCTTGCCGATATGGCCGGCATTCTGCATCAGCCGGAACGCATTGCCGATTTCGTCGAAATCGAAGGCGCGGTAGGGAAGCGGCGTCAGTCTGCCCTGATCGAAGAGTTCGCCGATCTCCATGAAGATCTGCTTGGTCAGCTCCGGCTGATTGACGAGGAGCTGGTCCGCGTCGATGCCGAAATAGCTGACGTTGCGGCGGAACGGCCTGAGGCCGATCTTGCTGTCGGCGTAATAGTCGCGCTTGCCGAGCTCCAGGAAGCGCCCGAACGGTTTGACGAGCGCGAGGCTCTGTTCCATTGCCTCGGCGAAGAGAGAGTTGAGGACGAGATCCACCCCTTCGCCGCCGGTGACGGACCGGACGTCGTTGACGAAGCCGAGCGAACGGGAATCGAAGACGTGGTCGGCGCCGAGCATCGTCAGGAACCGTCGTTTTTCGCGGGTTCCGGCCGTCGCGATGACCTTGGCGCCCTTCAGTTTGGCAACCTGGAGCGCGGCGAGGCCGACGCCGCCGGCGGCGCCGTGGATGAGAATCGTTTCGCCCGACCGGATACGTCCGAGCTCGACCATCGCATAATAGGCGGTGAGGAACGCGACCGGCAGGGTGGCGGCCGCCACCGGGCTGATCGTCTGCGGCAGCTTGGCGACGCCGGCCCGGGAGACGACCGCATGCGTCGAGAAGGCGGCGGACGCGATCGCCATCACCGCGTCGCCGATGGCGAGATCGTCAACCCCTTCGCCGACTTCGACCACATGGCCGGAGAGCTCCATGCCGATCGTCGCGCCGGCGAAGCCGTCTTCGAGCGCCTCTTCCGGCAGCAGGCCCATCGCCCACATGACGTCGCGGAAGTTGAGACCGGTGGCGGCGACCGAGACGACGATCTCCCCGGGGCCGGCCCGAGGCACATCGGTTTCTTCCCAGGTAATGCTGCTGACCTGGGAACTGACGCGCTGGCGGATTGTAGCCGCCGAGAAAGCGCTGATCTTGCCTTCGCTCTTGGCGGCGGGACCGGATACGGCGCGGATTTCCGAGATCAGGCCGGTCGCCCGATCAAGCAGCCATTCACGGTTGGAACCCTCGATGGTGAGCAGCGGCAATGCCGAGGCGAGCATCTCCTCGCGGCTCGCCGTCTGGTCGGCGAGATCGAGTGAATGAACGTCGAGGAATTCGTACTCGTTCTGCAGCACGCGGACGAATGTCCACAAGCCGGAATTCACGCCCGAGCTTGCCGATTCCGACACGGGCGCGCCGCCCGGCGCCACCAGCACCAGACGGGGACGTGCCTCTCCGACGAGTTCGGCGTTCGCGACGCGCTGCTTCAGCGTTTCGGCAAAGGCGCTGAGCGCCAGCACCTGTGTTTGCAGCAAGGCGGAATCGCCGTCGCCAACATGGTCTGTTGTCGCAGAGAGGAAAACCGCGCGGACCGGTTTTTCGCCGAACCCGTCGAGCGCTGTCCCGAGCAGGTCGATATCGGCGACCATGTCGCCCGAGACGGCAACCGGGATCGCGCCAGCGGCAGCCGAGCTGCCCCGGACGCCCGTTTCGACCAGCAGATAGGGAATTCCGCCAGCGGCGCTTGCCAGCGGCCCGGCTGCGACGGCCGTGCCGCGCGCCTCGATCAGGATCGCATTGCCGTGCGGGCATTCGCAATCGCTGACGCTGACGTCGGCGAGTTCGAGTTCGGCCAGACATTTCTGCCAGTGCGATACCGCGGCGCGCTTGCCGATCGGGAACTCCGCCGTCTGGCTGCGTTCGAACCAGCCTTCGGAGAGGCCCAAGGCGAAGTCACTGAAGATCGACGGGGCACTGACGGCAGCGACCAGGGCGCCGCTTTCCCGCAATGCCGACCGCAGCGCGGTGCGGATGCCGGCTTCCTCTTCGATCAGTTGGTACAGGTTGTCCGAGGCGCTGACGGCGAGGTCGAAGGGCCCGATCGCGGCGAATTCGCTCTTCTTCAGAATACGCACATGGGCGTCTTCTTCGAAGGCGATCTCGAGGTTGCGCTGGGCGTTGTCGCGCGGCTCGACGACGGAAAGGGTCGTTCCATGCCGGGCCGCCAGATCGGCCAAACGCCGCGTGAAGCCCGCCGAGACACTGCCCAACTCGACGATGCGCAGGCGAGCGCCTTCGACCTGTGCGGCCAAGGCGCGTTCGACCATGCCAAGGATCTGATCCATGCGCGAACGGCTCGCCACCGAATGGACGGCCTGGTGATCGAGCGTCGCCTCGCTGATGAAGCCGGCGTTGAAGGCCGCGGCCTCTCCGCTGGCTGTTCCGGCGAGCAGGGTGGTGAGACGGCCCAGCGCTTCCGCATGGGCGTTGTTGATCAACACCGCTTCCACGGCGCGATCGGGACGTTCGCCGTAGAGCTCGCCAAGGATTTCCGCGACGGTCGGAAGCGTGAACTCCGGCGCGACTTTCCAATTGCCGTCCTGGTGTTCGCAGAGCCCGGCGTCCTCGAGCGCATAGAGGCAGTTCGTCAGGAAGCATTGAAACGCGAAATCGCCCGGCAAGCCATTGCCAGGGATCGTGCTCCTTCCGCGCGCCAGCTTGAGAGCGATCTCATGACAGGCGCGATAGATGGCCGCATTGAAGAGCAGCGTCGCATTGTCGACGCCGCTCTCGGCGTCGGCCGGTTCCGACAGCTTCGCCGGAACCGTCCCGGCAACCTTCGTGCCGGGCAGGATCACGTTGGACAGAACCGTCTCGTAGTGGAAGGACAACCCGTCGAGCGCCTTGTGCTTGCGCAGATAGGTCCGGCGGAAACGGCAATCGTCGAAATGCGCGATCGGCTCGCCGGCCGCATCGTAGAAGTGGAACCTTGCCTTGATCGAATTGGCGCTGACGCGCTCGATCTCGATCGTCGCCCGTGCAATCGGCCGGCCTGCATTGACGACGCGTACCGAACCGAAGCGGACCGGAATGTAAGGCGCGCCGCCCTTGTCGCCGGTGAAGCGGTCGAAGAGCGCCACCAGCCCGTGGAAGGTCGCGTCGACGGAGATTGGATGGAGCGCATAGCTGACGAACGGATGCCCTGATCCGGCGGGAGCCTTCAGCTCGACCTCGATCAGCCGATCCCCGTAGGCGACCGCCCTGGCCAGCAATTGGAAATGCGGGCCGTAGTCGAGCCCGAATTGCTTGGCCGTGTCATAGGCCTTCGCCGGCGTGACGATGCCTGACTTGGCCAGGCTGGAGATCGACGCATGTCTTGTGTTTGCACGGGCTATCGGCTTGCGGCTTCTCGCCACCGCATGGACCGTCCAATCGTCCTCCGACAGGCGCTCGCGCGACCGGATCTCGATGTCGCCCGTCTCCGGCGACAGGATGGTCGACAGCTCCATGATCCGGCTGTCGCTGAGTTCGAGCGGCCGGACGATCTCTAGATTGGTGATCTCGACTTCGTCGCTGCCGTAATATTGCTGCGCAGCAGAGACGGCCACCTCGATGAAGCCGCTGCCCGGCAGGATCGCCTTGCCGTCGACGACGTGTTCGGCGAGATCCGGGAAAAGATGCGCGTCGACATGGTTTTTCCAGCTGCCGCTGTTGGGGTCGCCGCGCCAGCCCGTAAGGCGGTAAGGCTTGCTGGAGCGACCGAAGAGGTCGGTCGCATCCGTGGTGGCCTGCGGACGAAGCTCGACCGGCTCGAACGGCAGGCTCGGCAGTTCGATGAGGGCGTCGCGCTTGCCGTAGACGCGGATCCGGTCGACCGCTGCGCCATGCGCGACGGCACGCGCCATCGATGCAGAGATCGGGTCCTGCCCTTTCTCCGCGGCATCGCGAAGCAAGGTCGCAACCACCATTGCCGGAGCCGCCGCCTGCTTGATCGTCTCCTTGACATAGGAGGCCAGGATCGGCCGCGGAGAGATTTCGATGAACAACCGGCAGCCGAGCGCGAGCGCCGCGTCGGTGGCAGCCTGGAAGCGCACCGGCTCGCGGACGTTCTTCCACCAATAGTCCGGATCGAGCTCCGTGCCGTCGAGAGCGTCGCCGGTGACCGTCGAGAGATAGGTCAGTTCCGTCCGGCGCGGGGCGATATCGGGAATATCGGCAAGAAACGCCTCTTTCGCCTGGTCGATGATCGGATGGTGGAACGGGTAGTTGATGTCGAGGATCTGAACCGGGATCTTCGCCTTGCGGGCGGCGTCGCGGAAGGCGGTGACCTCATGCGCCGGCCCGGAAATCGTCACCGAATTATGCGCATTCACGGCTGCGACGCAGACTTCGTCGAGGCCGCGCGCCTCGGCGAAGGCGGCCGCCGCCTCCTCGCCGAGCATCACGGCCGCCATCGTACCCTGGCCCGCCAAGAGGTCCTGGTGCAACGAGCGCTTGGCGACGATCGACACGGCGTCGACCAGCGTCAGCGCGCCGGCCGCATAGGCTGCGGCGATCTCGCCGACCGAATGACCGAACACGGCGGCCGGCTTGACGCCCATCGCCACGAGCGAGTCGGAAAGTGCGGCCTGGATCGCGAACAGCAGCGGCTGGGCGATCTTGGTGTCGGCGAGCTTCTTGTCCAGTTCCGGATCGGTCAAGAGATCCTTGAGATCGATATCGGAGTGGAACTTGAAGAGCGCGCTGATGGAGGTGAAGGACTGCCGGAAGTGCAGGTTTTCGCGGAACGCGTCGACGCCCATGCCGGCCCATTGCGAGCCGTTGCCGGAGAAGACGAAGGCGACCTGCGCATTCTTGACCGGCGCCTCGCCGACTTCGCCGATATCCGACCCCGGCTTGTCGAGGTGGCTGGCGATCGCCCGGACGATGTCTTCGGGATGATCGCTACGCGCTGCAAAGCGGTGGCGCATATGGGTGCGGTTCGCGCCAGAGGCGGCGATGATGGCGCGCGCCTCTTCCTTGGAAGCGTTCGCGAACGATGCCTTGTAGTCCTTGAGCAGGTTTTCGAGGCTCGACTGCGTATGGGCGCTTGCGAGGAACACGTGTCCCGCCGATGTAGCCGGGGCCTTTTCCTGCGGGACCGGATCGGGATCGCTGATGACGACATGCGCGTTGGCGCCGCCGAAGCCGAAGGAATTGATGCCGGCGAGCCGGGCGCGCTTGCCCTTCAGAAGTTCGATCGGATTCGCGGTGACGCGGACATTGAGGCCCTCGAAGTC
This DNA window, taken from Sinorhizobium fredii NGR234, encodes the following:
- a CDS encoding type I polyketide synthase yields the protein MTVEIIGRACLAPGAQSPQALFKILRQGMCTVSSVPGDRWDLARFWHPVMGTQGKTYSFAAGVLETIYDFDPAVFGMSQREAMYMDPQQRVLLQLAWRALEDANISVASLHGENVGVYIGASSLDHANLTVEDPAAAGPYFMTGNTLSIVSNRISHVFGLSGPSMTVDTACSSSLVALDQAMRALNAGEIDTAIVGGVNILAHPLPFVGFAQARMLSPEGLCRAYDNDGAGYVRAEGGVVFVLRRSDRARREKDRSYARIVASGVNSAGRTNGISLPSREAQANLLKAIYEGNGIDANQVAFVEGHGTGTKVGDPAEVWSIGTVIGAKRRAPVPIGSIKSNIGHTEPASGLFGMMKAVLALEHNYLPASLHFDTPNEHIDFEGLNVRVTANPIELLKGKRARLAGINSFGFGGANAHVVISDPDPVPQEKAPATSAGHVFLASAHTQSSLENLLKDYKASFANASKEEARAIIAASGANRTHMRHRFAARSDHPEDIVRAIASHLDKPGSDIGEVGEAPVKNAQVAFVFSGNGSQWAGMGVDAFRENLHFRQSFTSISALFKFHSDIDLKDLLTDPELDKKLADTKIAQPLLFAIQAALSDSLVAMGVKPAAVFGHSVGEIAAAYAAGALTLVDAVSIVAKRSLHQDLLAGQGTMAAVMLGEEAAAAFAEARGLDEVCVAAVNAHNSVTISGPAHEVTAFRDAARKAKIPVQILDINYPFHHPIIDQAKEAFLADIPDIAPRRTELTYLSTVTGDALDGTELDPDYWWKNVREPVRFQAATDAALALGCRLFIEISPRPILASYVKETIKQAAAPAMVVATLLRDAAEKGQDPISASMARAVAHGAAVDRIRVYGKRDALIELPSLPFEPVELRPQATTDATDLFGRSSKPYRLTGWRGDPNSGSWKNHVDAHLFPDLAEHVVDGKAILPGSGFIEVAVSAAQQYYGSDEVEITNLEIVRPLELSDSRIMELSTILSPETGDIEIRSRERLSEDDWTVHAVARSRKPIARANTRHASISSLAKSGIVTPAKAYDTAKQFGLDYGPHFQLLARAVAYGDRLIEVELKAPAGSGHPFVSYALHPISVDATFHGLVALFDRFTGDKGGAPYIPVRFGSVRVVNAGRPIARATIEIERVSANSIKARFHFYDAAGEPIAHFDDCRFRRTYLRKHKALDGLSFHYETVLSNVILPGTKVAGTVPAKLSEPADAESGVDNATLLFNAAIYRACHEIALKLARGRSTIPGNGLPGDFAFQCFLTNCLYALEDAGLCEHQDGNWKVAPEFTLPTVAEILGELYGERPDRAVEAVLINNAHAEALGRLTTLLAGTASGEAAAFNAGFISEATLDHQAVHSVASRSRMDQILGMVERALAAQVEGARLRIVELGSVSAGFTRRLADLAARHGTTLSVVEPRDNAQRNLEIAFEEDAHVRILKKSEFAAIGPFDLAVSASDNLYQLIEEEAGIRTALRSALRESGALVAAVSAPSIFSDFALGLSEGWFERSQTAEFPIGKRAAVSHWQKCLAELELADVSVSDCECPHGNAILIEARGTAVAAGPLASAAGGIPYLLVETGVRGSSAAAGAIPVAVSGDMVADIDLLGTALDGFGEKPVRAVFLSATTDHVGDGDSALLQTQVLALSAFAETLKQRVANAELVGEARPRLVLVAPGGAPVSESASSGVNSGLWTFVRVLQNEYEFLDVHSLDLADQTASREEMLASALPLLTIEGSNREWLLDRATGLISEIRAVSGPAAKSEGKISAFSAATIRQRVSSQVSSITWEETDVPRAGPGEIVVSVAATGLNFRDVMWAMGLLPEEALEDGFAGATIGMELSGHVVEVGEGVDDLAIGDAVMAIASAAFSTHAVVSRAGVAKLPQTISPVAAATLPVAFLTAYYAMVELGRIRSGETILIHGAAGGVGLAALQVAKLKGAKVIATAGTREKRRFLTMLGADHVFDSRSLGFVNDVRSVTGGEGVDLVLNSLFAEAMEQSLALVKPFGRFLELGKRDYYADSKIGLRPFRRNVSYFGIDADQLLVNQPELTKQIFMEIGELFDQGRLTPLPYRAFDFDEIGNAFRLMQNAGHIGKIVVLPPVAGKHEIAAKPRRGMKVDPDGMHLVVGGIGGFGLVAANWLVEKGARNIALCSRRGQPDTATSAMVERWKKAGVAASLHACDVTDATAVEALLATLRGQAPLRSIVHAAMVLDDALISNLTRERNRPVIDVKAKGAAILDRLTRQDTLDNFILFSSATTLVGNPGQANYVAANGYLEGLARTRRAAGLAGLAVGFGAIADAGYLTQNADVNDLLAKRIGKTALKAHMALDMVESHIAADPGSIDAAVVMISEIDWGAARNLPVTRNALFEVILRSADQHASGTEGTKMDLVAMIEGKAPQEAEDILFDLVAGEIAAILRVAKDTVTRGKILKEIGLDSLMAVELGISFQQNTGFDMPLSGVADNTTVGDVARKLYEKVSKRDQSDDGEAGDDKLVTELTQRHVGAAKEKALSQ